In Rattus norvegicus strain BN/NHsdMcwi chromosome 3, GRCr8, whole genome shotgun sequence, a genomic segment contains:
- the Or12e13b gene encoding olfactory receptor Olr594 has protein sequence MQFVLIGFSDFPNLQGFLHAVFSVVYIIILVGNFLIILTTSMDPALQKPMYFFLANFSSLEICYVSVTVPRILFNLEKQDRSISLMSCATQLCFFLIFGTTECLLLTVMSYDRYVAICNPLQYPLVMNPKRCTQMVAVSWLGGIPVQIGQTYQIFSIPFCYSNQIDHFFCDIPPILKLAGGDTSVHELSVYLVVSMVVAFLFILVLTSYSKIIATILGLPTTKGRAKAFSTCSSHLLVVVLFYGSATVTYLRPKSRHSPGTDKVFSLFYAIVISMLNPLIYSLRNKEVTAAMRKLIFQIRDLCRHRSLLFF, from the coding sequence ATGCAATTTGTGCTCATAGGATTTTCTGACTTTCCCAACCTCCAAGGGTTTCTACATGCAGTGTTTTCTGTAGTTTATATAATTATCCTGGTTGGAAATTTCCTCATAATACTAACAACCAGTATGGACCCTGCATTACAGAAACCCATGTATTTTTTCCTGGCAAACTTTTCCTCTCTGGAAATCTGTTATGTATCAGTTACTGTCCCAAGGATTCTGTTCAACCTTGAgaaacaggacagaagcatttcaCTGATGTCCTGTGCCACACAGCTGTGCTTCTTCCTTATTTTTGGAACTACTGAATGTTTGCTGCTGACTGTGATGTcgtatgaccgctatgtggccatctgcaaccCTCTGCAATATCCACTGGTCATGAACCCAAAAAGGTGCACACAGATGGTGGCAGTCTCCTGGCTGGGAGGTATCCCAGTCCAGATAGGACAAACTTATCAGATATTCTCTATACCTTTTTGTTATTCGAATCAAATAGACCATTTCTTTTGTGACATACCACCAATTCTCAAGCTGGCAGGTGGAGACACTTCTGTACACGAACTGTCTGTTTATTTGGTTGTTTCCATGGTAGTTGCTTTCCTCTTCATATTGGTGCTTACATCCTACAGCAAAATCATTGCCACCATCCTGGGCTTGCCAACAACCAAAGGGCGGGCAAAAGCCTTCTCCACATGTTCTTCGCACctgctggtggtggtgttgttttaTGGATCTGCTACAGTTACCTATTTGAGACCAAAGTCCAGGCATTCTCCTGGAACTGACAAAGTGTTCTCTCTGTTCTATGCAATTGTGATTTCTATGTTAAATCCGCTAATATACAGCCTTAGAAACAAGGAAGTGACTGCTGCTATGAGAAAGTTAATATTCCAAATTAGGGACTTGTGTAGGCATAgaagtttattatttttctaa
- the Or12e14 gene encoding olfactory receptor Olr595 isoform X1, which produces MFVEYQELEAIDNISTVMQFVLIGFSDLPNLQGSLFTVFSVVYLIILMGNFLIIVIISMEQALQKPMYFFLANFSSLEICYVSVTVPRILFNIETQDRHISLMSCATQMCFFLIFGTTESLLLAVMSYDRYIAICHPLLYPMVMNPSKCTQLAAGSWLGGIPIQVGQTCQIFSMKFCNSYKINHFFCDIPPILKLACGDTTMHELSVYVVVMVVAAFPFILVLTSYSKIIATILRLPTAKGRAKAFSTCSSHLLVVVLFYGSATVTYLRPKSMHSPGTDKLLSLFYTIVTPMFNPLIYSLRNKEVISALRKLFFKAYY; this is translated from the exons ATGTTT GTGGAATATCAAGAGCTTGAGGCCATAGACAATATTTCCACAGTGATGCAATTTGTGCTCATAGGATTTTCTGATCTTCCCAACCTCCAAGGGTCTTTATTTACAGTGTTTTCTGTAGTTTATTTAATTATCCTGATGGGTAATTTCCTTATAATAGTAATAATCAGTATGGAGCAAGCATTACAGAAACCTATGTATTTTTTTCTGGCAAACTTTTCCTCTCTGGAAATCTGTTATGTATCAGTTACTGTCCCAAGGATTCTCTTCAACATTGAAACACAGGACAGACACATTTCCTTGATGTCCTGTGCCACACAAATGTGCTTCTTCCTTATTTTTGGAACTACTGAAAGTTTGCTTCTGGCTGTTATGTCTTATGACCGCTATATCGCCATCTGCCACCCTCTGCTCTATCCTATGGTCATGAATCCATCGAAATGCACACAACTGGCAGCAGGCTCCTGGCTTGGAGGTATCCCAATCCAGGTTGGACAAACCTGTCAGATATTCTCTATGAAGTTTTGTAATTCTTACAAAATCAaccacttcttctgtgacataCCACCAATTCTCAAGCTGGCTTGTGGGGACACTACAATGCATGAACTGTCTGTCTATGTGGTTGTTATGGTGGTCGCTGCTTTCCCCTTTATTCTGGTCCTTACATCCTACAGCAAAATCATTGCCACCATCCTGAGGTTGCCAACAGCCAAAGGGCGGGCCAAAGCCTTCTCCACATGTTCTTCGCACctgctggtggtggtgttgttttaTGGATCTGCTACAGTTACCTATTTGAGACCAAAGTCCATGCATTCTCCTGGAACTGACAAACTGCTCTCTCTGTTCTACACTATTGTGACTCCTATGTTCAATCCACTGATAtacagcctgaggaacaaggaggtgatttcagctcttaggaaattattttttaaagcatattACTAA
- the Or12e14 gene encoding olfactory receptor Olr595 yields MQFVLIGFSDLPNLQGSLFTVFSVVYLIILMGNFLIIVIISMEQALQKPMYFFLANFSSLEICYVSVTVPRILFNIETQDRHISLMSCATQMCFFLIFGTTESLLLAVMSYDRYIAICHPLLYPMVMNPSKCTQLAAGSWLGGIPIQVGQTCQIFSMKFCNSYKINHFFCDIPPILKLACGDTTMHELSVYVVVMVVAAFPFILVLTSYSKIIATILRLPTAKGRAKAFSTCSSHLLVVVLFYGSATVTYLRPKSMHSPGTDKLLSLFYTIVTPMFNPLIYSLRNKEVISALRKLFFKAYY; encoded by the coding sequence ATGCAATTTGTGCTCATAGGATTTTCTGATCTTCCCAACCTCCAAGGGTCTTTATTTACAGTGTTTTCTGTAGTTTATTTAATTATCCTGATGGGTAATTTCCTTATAATAGTAATAATCAGTATGGAGCAAGCATTACAGAAACCTATGTATTTTTTTCTGGCAAACTTTTCCTCTCTGGAAATCTGTTATGTATCAGTTACTGTCCCAAGGATTCTCTTCAACATTGAAACACAGGACAGACACATTTCCTTGATGTCCTGTGCCACACAAATGTGCTTCTTCCTTATTTTTGGAACTACTGAAAGTTTGCTTCTGGCTGTTATGTCTTATGACCGCTATATCGCCATCTGCCACCCTCTGCTCTATCCTATGGTCATGAATCCATCGAAATGCACACAACTGGCAGCAGGCTCCTGGCTTGGAGGTATCCCAATCCAGGTTGGACAAACCTGTCAGATATTCTCTATGAAGTTTTGTAATTCTTACAAAATCAaccacttcttctgtgacataCCACCAATTCTCAAGCTGGCTTGTGGGGACACTACAATGCATGAACTGTCTGTCTATGTGGTTGTTATGGTGGTCGCTGCTTTCCCCTTTATTCTGGTCCTTACATCCTACAGCAAAATCATTGCCACCATCCTGAGGTTGCCAACAGCCAAAGGGCGGGCCAAAGCCTTCTCCACATGTTCTTCGCACctgctggtggtggtgttgttttaTGGATCTGCTACAGTTACCTATTTGAGACCAAAGTCCATGCATTCTCCTGGAACTGACAAACTGCTCTCTCTGTTCTACACTATTGTGACTCCTATGTTCAATCCACTGATAtacagcctgaggaacaaggaggtgatttcagctcttaggaaattattttttaaagcatattACTAA